A single region of the Arthrobacter sp. V1I7 genome encodes:
- a CDS encoding IclR family transcriptional regulator, producing the protein MNPRAAVNPGAKTAKPTSKVPAAENTLRILKLLASKRGPMAASNIAAALGLPRSSVYHLLGVMEANGFVLHLHEEQRYGLGISAFELSSAYSRQEPLSRLGRPLLASLVDVIGESAHLAVLHGRDVLYIVEERAKNRPSLVTDVGVRLPSHLTASGRAILAALPKSQVRALYPNAAAFSARHETESPIRKYSTLSSHLDQVRQRGYATEHGEVTPGFGSIAAAVTDHVGWPTAAVAVTFLEDKLPAEQWPALAARVQKVADELSIRIHGRPSA; encoded by the coding sequence ATCAACCCCCGCGCCGCCGTCAATCCCGGCGCGAAGACCGCAAAGCCGACGTCGAAGGTGCCGGCGGCGGAGAACACCCTGCGTATCCTCAAACTGCTGGCCTCCAAGCGGGGGCCCATGGCGGCGTCGAACATTGCCGCGGCGCTGGGCCTGCCCCGCTCCAGCGTTTATCACCTGCTTGGCGTGATGGAAGCGAACGGCTTCGTCCTGCACCTGCACGAGGAGCAGCGCTACGGCCTGGGCATCAGCGCCTTCGAACTCAGCTCGGCCTATTCCCGGCAGGAACCGCTCTCCCGGCTCGGTCGGCCGCTGCTCGCCTCGCTCGTGGACGTGATCGGCGAAAGCGCCCACCTCGCTGTGCTGCACGGCCGCGACGTGCTCTACATCGTGGAGGAGCGGGCGAAGAACCGGCCCTCGCTCGTGACCGATGTCGGCGTCCGGCTCCCCAGCCACCTGACCGCGAGCGGGCGTGCCATCCTCGCGGCGTTGCCGAAATCCCAGGTCCGTGCGCTCTATCCCAACGCGGCCGCCTTCAGTGCCCGGCATGAGACCGAATCGCCCATCAGAAAGTACTCGACGCTGTCCTCGCACCTGGACCAGGTCCGGCAGCGCGGCTACGCGACCGAACATGGCGAGGTGACGCCGGGCTTCGGTTCAATCGCCGCCGCCGTCACAGACCATGTGGGCTGGCCGACGGCCGCCGTCGCCGTAACCTTCCTCGAGGACAAGCTTCCCGCGGAGCAATGGCCGGCCCTGGCCGCTCGGGTGCAGAAGGTCGCGGACGAGCTCTCCATCCGCATCCACGGCCGCCCCTCAGCCTGA
- a CDS encoding NAD(P)-dependent alcohol dehydrogenase, translated as MKAIVQDVYGPAEVLELRDVDKPVPGEDEVLIRVRAAGVDQGVWHLMTGLPYLTRAAGFGLKAPKIGIRGRELAGEVEAVGRNVVGFRPGDGVFGTAEGSFAEYVCAKEDRLALKPVNLSFEQAAAVPISAGTALQGLRDSGRVQPGQDVLIIGAGGGVGAYAVQLAKSFGARVAGVCSTAKTELVRSIGADHVIDYTHDDFSDGAKQWDLILDTAGNRRLSVLRRALKPHGTLVIVGGEGGGKLTGGFERSLRAAGLSLFVGQKLKGLLAVERAEDLRALAELIEAGKVTPVIDRSFALGDAPAAIEYMHAGKARGKVVITI; from the coding sequence ATGAAAGCGATTGTTCAGGACGTTTACGGACCGGCGGAGGTACTGGAGTTGCGCGACGTGGACAAGCCGGTACCCGGCGAGGACGAGGTGCTCATCCGGGTGCGGGCCGCCGGCGTCGACCAGGGCGTCTGGCACCTGATGACCGGGCTGCCCTACCTGACCCGCGCCGCCGGTTTCGGCCTTAAGGCGCCCAAAATCGGCATCCGCGGACGGGAGCTCGCCGGGGAGGTGGAGGCGGTCGGCCGGAACGTCGTCGGATTCCGGCCGGGGGACGGGGTGTTCGGTACCGCCGAGGGGTCCTTCGCCGAATACGTGTGCGCCAAGGAGGACAGGCTCGCGCTCAAGCCGGTGAACCTCAGCTTTGAGCAGGCGGCCGCGGTGCCCATCTCCGCCGGAACGGCGCTCCAGGGGCTCCGCGACAGCGGCCGGGTCCAGCCCGGACAGGACGTCCTGATTATCGGCGCGGGTGGGGGAGTCGGGGCCTATGCCGTGCAGCTGGCCAAGTCCTTCGGGGCGCGCGTCGCCGGTGTGTGCAGCACCGCCAAGACGGAGCTCGTCCGGTCCATCGGCGCTGACCACGTCATCGACTACACGCACGACGACTTCTCCGACGGCGCGAAGCAGTGGGACCTGATTCTCGACACCGCCGGAAACCGCCGACTTTCGGTCCTCCGCCGGGCGCTGAAGCCGCACGGCACCCTGGTGATCGTCGGCGGCGAGGGCGGCGGAAAGCTGACGGGCGGTTTCGAACGCTCGCTTCGTGCCGCAGGCCTGTCCCTCTTCGTGGGCCAGAAGCTCAAGGGACTTCTTGCCGTCGAGCGGGCCGAGGACCTCCGCGCCCTGGCCGAGCTCATCGAAGCAGGCAAGGTGACGCCGGTCATCGACCGGAGCTTTGCGCTGGGCGACGCTCCGGCGGCCATCGAGTACATGCACGCGGGCAAGGCCCGCGGCAAGGTGGTCATCACGATCTGA
- a CDS encoding helix-turn-helix transcriptional regulator, which translates to MVKPTRVTNSIRRLRFERGELTQAELAERIGVTRQTVIAIEQGRYSPSLELAFQIAHVLRVPLDDVFQYPGSEGEAP; encoded by the coding sequence ATGGTGAAGCCCACCAGGGTCACAAACTCCATCCGCCGCCTCCGCTTCGAGCGGGGCGAACTGACCCAGGCTGAGCTTGCCGAGCGCATCGGCGTCACCCGCCAGACCGTCATCGCCATCGAACAGGGCCGCTACTCGCCCTCGCTCGAGCTGGCATTCCAGATTGCCCACGTCCTCAGGGTCCCCCTCGACGATGTGTTCCAGTATCCCGGCAGCGAAGGAGAAGCACCATGA
- a CDS encoding amino acid permease, with translation MQQAQTAAEAAPPSARATAGRSIGAAAETVLNRGLNVRHIRFMALGSAIGTGLFYGSASAIQKAGPAVLFAYMIGGAAVFMVMRALGEMAVRHPVSGSFGQYASRYLGPLAGFVTGWTYVFEMAIVAIADVTAFSIYMGFWFPAVERWIWVLAIIFFLAALNLLSVKVFGELEFWFSLIKVVAIIAMIAGGAAIIVFGFQAGGATVAPGLGNLVEHGGLFPNGFEGLLASFAVVMFAFGGIETIGVTAGEAADPKSVIPKAVNTVPVRVLLFYVLTLGVLMSLFPWNEIGTNGSPFVQIFSGLGIPAAPHILNAVVITAALSAINSDIFGAGRILFGLARQGHAPASFGKVSRHGVPWLTVVMMAAILLVGVVLNAVIPEDVFLLIASIATFATVWVWVMILASHVAMKREITRKNLPASEFPSPWWPAASVLTLVFMALVFAILGAFEDTRVALYVGAVWLGLLVVAYRLRVRGHGRVRAELVDETAGVQGAGRS, from the coding sequence ATGCAACAAGCCCAGACCGCCGCCGAGGCCGCACCCCCTTCAGCCCGGGCAACAGCCGGCAGAAGTATCGGCGCCGCCGCCGAGACCGTCCTGAATCGGGGGCTCAACGTCCGGCACATCCGCTTCATGGCCCTGGGATCGGCCATTGGCACGGGGCTGTTCTACGGCTCGGCCTCCGCGATCCAGAAGGCAGGCCCGGCCGTATTGTTCGCCTACATGATCGGCGGCGCGGCCGTCTTCATGGTGATGCGGGCCCTGGGCGAGATGGCGGTCCGGCACCCGGTGTCGGGCTCCTTCGGACAGTACGCAAGCCGCTACCTCGGCCCGCTGGCCGGCTTCGTCACCGGCTGGACCTACGTGTTCGAGATGGCGATCGTGGCCATCGCGGACGTCACCGCATTCAGCATCTACATGGGATTCTGGTTCCCCGCGGTGGAACGCTGGATTTGGGTGCTGGCCATCATCTTCTTCCTCGCGGCGTTGAACCTGCTCAGCGTGAAAGTCTTCGGCGAACTCGAATTCTGGTTCTCGCTGATCAAGGTCGTGGCAATCATCGCGATGATTGCCGGCGGGGCGGCCATCATCGTGTTCGGATTCCAGGCCGGCGGCGCCACGGTGGCCCCGGGTCTGGGCAATCTCGTGGAGCACGGCGGGCTGTTCCCCAACGGCTTCGAAGGACTCCTGGCCTCGTTCGCCGTCGTGATGTTCGCCTTCGGCGGGATCGAGACCATCGGCGTCACAGCCGGCGAGGCAGCCGACCCGAAGTCGGTCATTCCGAAGGCCGTCAACACCGTTCCGGTGCGGGTGCTGCTGTTCTACGTGCTGACCCTTGGCGTGCTGATGAGCCTGTTCCCGTGGAACGAGATCGGCACCAACGGCAGCCCGTTCGTGCAGATCTTCAGCGGCCTGGGCATTCCGGCCGCACCCCACATCCTCAACGCCGTGGTGATCACTGCCGCGCTGTCGGCGATTAACAGCGACATTTTCGGCGCCGGCCGGATCCTCTTCGGCCTGGCCCGGCAGGGGCACGCCCCCGCCAGTTTCGGCAAGGTCTCCCGCCACGGCGTGCCGTGGCTGACCGTTGTCATGATGGCCGCCATCCTGCTGGTGGGCGTGGTGCTGAACGCGGTGATCCCCGAGGACGTGTTCTTGCTGATCGCCTCGATCGCGACCTTCGCCACAGTTTGGGTCTGGGTCATGATCCTCGCCTCCCATGTCGCGATGAAGCGCGAGATCACCCGCAAGAATCTGCCGGCGTCGGAATTCCCCTCACCGTGGTGGCCGGCGGCATCCGTGCTGACCCTCGTCTTCATGGCCCTCGTCTTCGCGATCCTTGGCGCTTTTGAAGACACCCGGGTGGCGCTGTATGTGGGCGCGGTCTGGCTCGGGCTGCTGGTGGTTGCCTACCGGCTGCGGGTCCGCGGCCACGGCCGTGTCCGGGCCGAACTCGTGGACGAAACCGCTGGCGTGCAGGGGGCGGGCCGGAGTTAG
- a CDS encoding LysE family translocator, translating to MVPATNLLAFAIAAFLLIAVPGPSVLFVIGRSLALGRKGGLFSVLGNALGELLQIAAVALGVGVVLAQSVLLFSVVKFAGAAYLIYLGIQAIRHRGSGPAAADPSRSASTVRMLREGFIVGATNPKSIVFFVAVLPQFVDYEAGAIPLQLGTLGALFLLIALVSDSAWAFAAGTARHWFASSPRRIAALGTTGGVMMIGLGGTLALVGNAPDLQPGK from the coding sequence ATGGTACCAGCCACAAACCTGCTCGCCTTCGCGATTGCGGCCTTCCTGCTCATTGCTGTTCCCGGGCCGAGCGTGCTGTTCGTGATCGGGCGGTCGCTGGCGCTCGGACGCAAGGGCGGACTGTTCAGCGTGCTGGGCAACGCCCTCGGCGAACTGCTGCAGATCGCCGCGGTGGCGCTGGGCGTCGGCGTGGTGTTGGCCCAATCCGTCCTGCTGTTCAGCGTCGTGAAGTTCGCCGGCGCGGCCTACCTCATCTACCTCGGCATCCAGGCCATCCGACACCGCGGAAGTGGGCCGGCGGCGGCAGACCCCTCGCGTTCGGCGTCCACCGTCCGCATGCTTCGGGAGGGCTTCATCGTCGGCGCCACGAACCCCAAATCGATTGTGTTCTTCGTGGCGGTGCTGCCGCAGTTTGTTGACTATGAAGCCGGCGCGATCCCGCTGCAGCTGGGCACCCTGGGCGCACTGTTCCTGTTGATTGCATTGGTTTCGGACAGTGCGTGGGCCTTCGCGGCCGGGACGGCACGCCACTGGTTCGCCAGTTCGCCGCGGAGGATTGCCGCCCTGGGCACCACGGGCGGTGTGATGATGATCGGGCTGGGCGGCACGCTGGCGCTTGTCGGGAACGCACCGGACCTTCAGCCCGGCAAGTAG
- a CDS encoding 3-hydroxybutyrate dehydrogenase — MESSLNGRKALVTGGAGGIGAASVRALAARGAKVTIADVDEAAASALADEVGGTAWAIDLLDVEALQTLSLDCDILVNNAGIQRVSPIEDFDPADFRRIITLMLEAPFLLIRAALPHMYANGFGRIINLSSVHGLRASPFKSAYVSAKHGLEGLSKVTALEGGAHGVTSNCINPGYVRTPLVETQIADQAKVHGIPESEVLARIMLTESAIKRLVEPEEVASLVAWLASDDAGMVTGASYTMDGGWSAR; from the coding sequence ATGGAGAGCAGCTTGAACGGCCGCAAGGCCCTCGTCACGGGCGGAGCCGGCGGGATCGGTGCCGCCAGCGTCCGTGCCCTGGCGGCGCGCGGCGCCAAGGTGACGATCGCCGACGTCGACGAAGCAGCGGCTTCGGCCCTGGCCGACGAAGTGGGCGGCACCGCCTGGGCGATCGACCTGCTCGACGTCGAGGCCCTCCAGACCCTGAGCCTGGACTGCGATATCCTCGTCAACAATGCCGGCATCCAGCGGGTCAGCCCCATTGAGGATTTTGATCCGGCGGACTTCCGCCGCATCATCACGCTCATGCTCGAGGCCCCGTTCCTGCTGATCCGCGCCGCCCTGCCACACATGTACGCCAACGGTTTCGGCCGGATCATCAACCTGTCCTCCGTGCACGGCCTGCGCGCCTCGCCGTTCAAGAGCGCCTACGTCTCCGCCAAGCACGGCCTGGAGGGGCTGAGCAAAGTCACCGCACTCGAGGGCGGCGCGCACGGCGTCACGTCCAACTGCATCAACCCCGGCTACGTCCGGACGCCCCTGGTGGAGACCCAGATCGCGGACCAGGCGAAGGTGCACGGGATCCCGGAGTCCGAGGTGCTCGCCAGGATCATGCTGACCGAGTCAGCCATTAAGCGCCTCGTCGAGCCGGAGGAAGTGGCCTCCCTGGTGGCCTGGCTCGCCTCGGACGACGCCGGTATGGTCACCGGCGCCAGCTACACCATGGACGGCGGCTGGTCCGCCCGCTGA
- a CDS encoding LysR family transcriptional regulator produces MKANPDDLLVLLAVARSAKFTTAAQTLGLNHTTVSRRIAALEKALGGRVLSRAAGGWELTDLGVEAAQVGERVEEAVRALEQTGRTPDPITGVVRMTATDGFSAYIAAPAVARLRREHPGLSVEIITVTRRALQQRSGLDIEVVVGEPQVHRAAAARLGEYMLGMYASRDYLAEYGTPATAEELTAHALVYFVDSMLQVDDLDAPRRLVPSMREGLSSTNVFVHVEATRAGAGIGFLPCFAADLHPDLVRLLPEEFAELLPYWMVLRPDSMRRPAVAAVAQALRQQTANHREALMGRGGNSPAAP; encoded by the coding sequence ATGAAGGCAAACCCCGACGACCTGCTCGTGCTGCTGGCCGTCGCCCGTTCCGCAAAGTTCACGACGGCGGCCCAGACTTTGGGGCTGAACCACACGACCGTCTCCCGCCGGATCGCGGCCCTGGAGAAGGCGCTGGGCGGCCGGGTGCTGTCCCGGGCCGCGGGGGGCTGGGAGCTTACGGACCTCGGGGTTGAAGCCGCGCAGGTGGGAGAGCGGGTGGAGGAAGCCGTCCGGGCGCTCGAACAGACCGGCCGCACGCCGGACCCGATCACCGGCGTCGTCCGGATGACCGCAACCGACGGCTTCAGCGCCTACATCGCGGCGCCCGCGGTCGCCCGGCTCCGCCGTGAGCACCCCGGTCTCAGCGTCGAGATCATCACGGTGACCCGGCGGGCGCTCCAGCAGCGCTCCGGCCTGGATATTGAAGTGGTGGTGGGAGAGCCCCAGGTGCACCGGGCCGCGGCGGCGCGGCTCGGCGAATACATGCTCGGGATGTATGCCTCCCGCGACTATCTGGCGGAATATGGCACCCCGGCGACGGCGGAGGAGCTGACGGCCCATGCCCTCGTGTACTTCGTCGATTCCATGCTCCAGGTGGACGATCTGGACGCGCCGCGCCGGCTGGTGCCGAGCATGCGGGAAGGGCTGAGCTCCACGAACGTCTTTGTCCACGTGGAGGCGACGCGCGCCGGTGCCGGGATCGGCTTCCTGCCCTGCTTCGCGGCGGATCTGCACCCGGATCTCGTTCGGCTGCTCCCTGAGGAGTTTGCCGAGCTGCTGCCGTATTGGATGGTGTTGCGCCCCGATTCCATGCGCCGTCCGGCGGTGGCTGCTGTGGCGCAGGCGCTGCGGCAACAGACCGCAAACCACCGCGAGGCACTGATGGGCCGGGGCGGGAACTCACCGGCTGCTCCGTAA
- a CDS encoding spermidine synthase: MAKRGRAASRNAGQATPGVVEVSKGSRPDGPVEGVYYIDTGDCELIPDQDNSTGWLLRINGVMSSHIDLADPLFLDFEYMRWIAALVESRWPPDTRPKLRALHLGGGACSLARYFHAAYPEARQVVVELDGKLAEYVRGWFDLPKAPLLRLRVGEAREVTESLTPETRDVIIRDVFAGSVTPRPLTTREFTAHAKRVLAPGGIYAVNSGDAPDLRNAREDAATIAEAFKHTMIIADPAMLKGRRYGNMVMVGSDLPFEDDPRLARRLLGGAMPAHIWNDARVRAFAAGAPVRRDPVTPSIAP, translated from the coding sequence ATGGCGAAGCGGGGCAGGGCGGCCAGCCGGAATGCCGGACAGGCGACGCCGGGTGTCGTGGAGGTGTCCAAGGGAAGCCGCCCGGACGGCCCGGTTGAGGGCGTCTACTACATCGACACCGGCGACTGTGAGCTGATCCCGGACCAGGATAATTCCACCGGTTGGTTGCTGCGCATCAACGGCGTGATGAGCTCCCACATCGATCTGGCCGATCCGCTGTTCCTTGACTTCGAGTACATGCGCTGGATCGCGGCACTGGTGGAATCGCGCTGGCCCCCGGACACGAGGCCGAAGCTGCGCGCCCTTCACCTCGGCGGGGGAGCATGCTCGTTGGCGCGCTACTTCCATGCCGCCTACCCGGAGGCCCGCCAGGTGGTCGTGGAGCTGGACGGCAAGCTCGCCGAGTACGTCCGCGGTTGGTTTGATCTGCCCAAGGCCCCGCTGCTGCGGCTGCGCGTGGGGGAGGCGCGGGAGGTCACCGAAAGCCTGACCCCGGAGACCCGCGACGTCATCATCCGCGATGTCTTCGCCGGCTCGGTCACGCCCCGGCCGCTGACCACGCGGGAATTCACCGCGCATGCCAAGCGGGTCCTGGCGCCCGGCGGGATCTATGCCGTCAATTCCGGCGATGCCCCCGATTTGAGGAATGCGCGGGAGGACGCGGCTACCATCGCGGAGGCCTTCAAGCACACCATGATCATTGCGGACCCGGCGATGCTCAAGGGCCGGCGCTACGGCAACATGGTCATGGTCGGCAGCGATCTTCCGTTCGAGGACGACCCCCGGCTGGCGCGCCGGCTGCTGGGCGGTGCGATGCCGGCCCATATCTGGAACGATGCCAGGGTCCGCGCCTTCGCCGCCGGTGCCCCCGTCCGGCGCGACCCCGTAACCCCGTCGATTGCTCCGTGA
- a CDS encoding phage holin family protein, with amino-acid sequence MSSEVPPTAARAKAETSSLGELLGDVAQDVSTLMRQEVELAKIELKLSATRAGKGSGMLAGAGVAGHFVLLFLSLALWWALGGLMGLGWSGVVVAIIWCIVAAVLASTGRKELKAVKGLPQTVGTVQEIPPTLKPSS; translated from the coding sequence ATGAGCAGCGAGGTGCCTCCCACAGCCGCGCGGGCCAAGGCCGAAACATCGTCCCTGGGTGAGCTCCTCGGCGACGTGGCACAGGACGTGTCCACCCTGATGCGGCAGGAAGTCGAGCTGGCCAAGATCGAGCTCAAACTGTCCGCCACACGGGCCGGCAAGGGCAGCGGAATGCTCGCCGGCGCCGGCGTCGCGGGTCACTTCGTACTGCTGTTCCTCTCCCTGGCGCTCTGGTGGGCGCTCGGAGGGCTGATGGGACTGGGCTGGTCCGGCGTTGTTGTCGCCATCATCTGGTGCATCGTTGCAGCCGTCCTGGCCTCGACCGGCCGCAAGGAGCTCAAGGCGGTCAAGGGCCTGCCCCAGACTGTCGGGACCGTGCAGGAAATTCCCCCCACGCTCAAGCCCAGCTCTTAG
- a CDS encoding DUF3618 domain-containing protein: MSENPDVIRAHIEATRARLGTNIDAVVDKATPSHIVQRQSDKVTKSVKDAVFGVKEKVMGAADHAAGNVHSAAGSAGSHLGDAGSAIGNVGSAIGDAPTQVRAKAQGNPLAAGLIAFGAGLLVSSLIPASQKEREAAEALKTTAEPLTTELTDAAKNIAEGLKEPAQAAVENVKATAADATEHVKAEGQGAVADVKDKAADAKDTVQQA; the protein is encoded by the coding sequence ATGAGTGAAAACCCTGATGTCATCCGAGCACATATCGAAGCAACCCGCGCGCGCCTCGGCACGAACATCGACGCAGTGGTGGACAAGGCCACGCCGTCGCACATCGTCCAACGGCAAAGTGACAAAGTGACAAAGTCCGTCAAGGACGCCGTCTTCGGAGTAAAGGAGAAAGTCATGGGAGCAGCCGACCACGCAGCCGGTAACGTGCATTCCGCCGCGGGCAGTGCCGGTTCGCACCTTGGCGACGCCGGCTCCGCGATTGGGAACGTCGGCTCCGCGATTGGGGACGCTCCGACCCAGGTCAGGGCCAAAGCCCAGGGCAACCCGCTGGCAGCGGGTCTGATCGCGTTCGGGGCAGGCCTGCTGGTCTCGTCCCTGATTCCGGCCAGCCAGAAGGAGCGCGAAGCCGCCGAGGCGCTCAAGACGACCGCGGAACCGCTCACGACGGAACTCACCGACGCCGCCAAGAACATCGCCGAGGGGCTCAAGGAGCCCGCCCAGGCGGCCGTGGAAAACGTCAAGGCAACCGCCGCGGACGCCACCGAGCATGTCAAGGCCGAGGGCCAGGGCGCTGTGGCCGACGTGAAGGACAAAGCTGCGGACGCCAAGGACACCGTCCAGCAGGCTTAA
- a CDS encoding YihY/virulence factor BrkB family protein: MATNDAEHAPTDAETEDSSTAKARTAPAPDDSRKPDSPTDVTKPSWKYIAKKTLREFTKDQCPDLAAALTYYAVLSLFPALLALVSLLGIFGQAERTTGALLEIVQGFAPADTVEAIREPIQKLSSSSAAGLTLVVGILMALWSASGYVAAFARATNRVYEIDEGRPFIKFRGTIVGVTIVNLLIVIVLAAMLVLTGPVAESVGNVIGLGGAFLTLWNIVKWPVMVVLVVLAIAILYYASPNVKQPKFRWMSPGSFIALVIFLLASLGFALYVANFSSYNETYGTIGGVIVSLLWLWILNMSLLFGAEFDAEMERGRQLQAGIQAEETIQLPPRDTKKSDKLQEKEEEDIRHGRELREQHGDTDGDTGRKDATNRRDSRDQSP, translated from the coding sequence ATGGCAACGAACGACGCCGAGCACGCCCCTACCGACGCGGAAACCGAGGACAGCAGCACCGCCAAGGCCCGCACGGCGCCTGCCCCGGACGACTCCCGCAAGCCGGACAGCCCCACGGATGTCACCAAACCCTCGTGGAAGTACATCGCGAAGAAGACGCTGCGCGAATTCACCAAGGACCAGTGTCCCGACCTCGCCGCGGCCCTGACCTACTACGCGGTCCTCTCGCTCTTCCCGGCGCTCCTGGCCCTGGTGTCGCTGTTGGGCATCTTCGGCCAGGCCGAGAGGACCACTGGCGCGCTCCTGGAGATCGTCCAGGGCTTCGCCCCGGCTGACACGGTGGAAGCCATCCGCGAGCCGATCCAGAAGCTCAGCAGCTCCTCCGCTGCCGGTTTAACCCTGGTGGTCGGCATCCTCATGGCCCTCTGGTCAGCCTCCGGCTACGTCGCGGCGTTTGCACGGGCGACGAACCGGGTCTACGAAATCGACGAAGGCCGGCCGTTCATCAAGTTCCGGGGCACCATCGTTGGCGTCACCATCGTCAATCTGCTGATCGTCATCGTGCTGGCCGCCATGCTGGTCCTCACCGGGCCGGTGGCGGAGTCCGTCGGCAACGTGATCGGTTTGGGCGGGGCCTTCCTGACCCTCTGGAACATCGTGAAATGGCCGGTCATGGTGGTCCTTGTCGTGCTGGCGATCGCCATCCTTTACTACGCCAGCCCGAACGTGAAACAGCCCAAATTCCGTTGGATGAGCCCGGGGTCATTCATCGCCTTGGTGATCTTCCTGCTGGCCTCGCTCGGCTTCGCGCTGTACGTGGCCAACTTCAGCAGCTACAACGAGACCTACGGGACGATCGGCGGCGTCATCGTGTCACTCCTGTGGCTCTGGATCCTGAACATGTCACTGCTGTTCGGTGCCGAGTTCGACGCCGAGATGGAACGTGGCCGCCAGCTCCAGGCCGGCATCCAGGCCGAGGAAACCATCCAACTGCCGCCCCGTGACACCAAGAAGAGCGACAAACTGCAGGAAAAGGAAGAGGAAGACATCCGTCACGGCCGCGAGCTGCGTGAACAACACGGCGACACCGACGGGGATACCGGCCGGAAGGATGCCACGAACCGGCGCGACTCGCGGGACCAAAGCCCCTAG
- a CDS encoding universal stress protein: MAPAAGQGRGTVAVGYDGSEAAQQAVRWAAEYAATLQSPLRVVHAWVWPVFTKNLGPVKGVEGSGLRHSAETILAEGVELARQAYRPLAGVVPGASPEVSAAVPADAGADGSADGGADAAAVDGVMEAGLPAPVLRSATWDARLLVIGSRGIGGILGQLAGSVCLDLAGSSPCPLIAIRRPRSPGRPVVVGIDGTSRSSAALAGAVHLATTLGTSLQLIHIDKSRGGDRDEHGRHTPLQGQEVLDHALAEARELAPELAVSGTLVHGRAASKELLAAAGEADVLVIGTHNREGGPGNTVSAVLHKARCNVLITR, from the coding sequence TTGGCACCTGCAGCAGGGCAGGGGCGCGGCACGGTGGCCGTGGGCTACGACGGGTCCGAGGCCGCGCAGCAGGCGGTCCGGTGGGCCGCCGAGTACGCGGCCACCCTGCAGTCCCCGCTCCGCGTTGTGCACGCCTGGGTCTGGCCCGTCTTCACCAAGAACCTCGGGCCGGTTAAAGGCGTGGAAGGCAGCGGGCTGCGGCATTCCGCCGAAACCATCCTTGCGGAAGGCGTCGAGCTCGCCCGTCAGGCCTACCGACCGCTCGCGGGCGTGGTCCCGGGCGCCTCACCGGAGGTAAGTGCCGCCGTCCCGGCCGACGCCGGTGCCGACGGCAGTGCCGACGGCGGTGCCGACGCTGCCGCCGTCGACGGCGTCATGGAAGCCGGGCTACCGGCGCCGGTTCTCCGGAGCGCCACCTGGGATGCCCGCCTCCTGGTGATCGGCAGCCGAGGCATCGGCGGCATACTTGGGCAGCTGGCGGGCTCCGTCTGCCTGGATCTGGCCGGCTCCTCGCCCTGCCCGCTGATTGCCATCCGTCGTCCGCGCAGCCCCGGTAGGCCAGTCGTCGTGGGTATCGACGGGACGTCACGGAGTTCAGCGGCCCTGGCCGGCGCCGTCCATCTGGCGACCACGCTCGGTACCTCCCTGCAGCTGATCCACATCGACAAATCCCGCGGAGGGGACCGTGACGAGCATGGCCGTCACACCCCGCTCCAAGGCCAGGAAGTGCTGGACCATGCCTTGGCTGAAGCACGGGAGCTGGCTCCGGAGTTGGCGGTCTCGGGCACGCTGGTCCACGGCCGCGCCGCATCCAAGGAGCTGCTGGCGGCAGCAGGCGAGGCAGACGTACTGGTAATCGGAACGCATAACCGGGAGGGCGGCCCCGGCAACACTGTTTCCGCTGTGCTGCACAAGGCGCGCTGCAACGTGCTGATTACGCGCTGA